The following are encoded in a window of Paenibacillus polymyxa genomic DNA:
- a CDS encoding efflux RND transporter permease subunit, producing MIAYFIKKKKLTLFIFIMAIVAGLYSVSQLPRQETPDIIKKTAVVTTLYPGATPQKVEQTVTKPLEQKMKEINHIKKISSTSENGLSTIIIETEGNANAAEVWDTLRKKMNDAQSFLPTDAQKPVVNDDLNKVFIHSYAITGDSVEQLYQLNDMVISWKDQLKTIPGVSEVTIKGLPDQEVQIQIDAQKLQQYHISWEQLMSAVQKENEQYPIGNLDYNERTYRLNVKQSKDAQDLSKVIISRTDSGAPVYLSDVGTVLLTHNTSSYMAFFNGKPAITLTINGNTGSDVDTIYSKVNKEMQLLKPDLPNTFQLNTLFSQTERIDHIFHGLTRELLFAIAAVVIVCTLGLNLITSSFVALAIPISIAIGLIILPMLGITLNQVTVIGLIIVMGILVDDAVVVNDNIERRMMTLGESPKIAALNGTKEVSISILTATLATVASFAPLFFLSGDAGSLIKPLPFAVIFTLLASMLMSFTVIPIFREWYGQRNQKTPNSTMKPSGLLGKQIDALRNVYTSKLIPRVIKQPGLYAALGLLISTTLYGILALIPIDLFPRTNDPELSINVRMPTGTSIEETKRVTEDIAKWVKQQPHVETISYAAGGDAPRLFQDMTADAKTGTTVGQIAIIGEEGAFDPDEMADKWPSILKDRYPGQSISLKIAKVGVPLGKPISIRILGNDVDQLRSLSQQLKEGIMATRGTQDIQDNMENEGYTLDFQINKQAMDQYQVSNNDLTRTLLLMGNGVSFSRFDTGKDLINIKLKLSQTDQNPEILFQQLNVTNANGIQIPLSQLAELKPSFATQKINHYNLKRSITVEAEVHGRTASEVMKDVKLKLQDIKFPPGYTWEIGGEISGQDDILSEIGWLYVVVILLIFMLIFLQFYSFSTPLIILTTVYMAAAGGFLGLFILNMPVSFMGVLGLMTLAGIVVRNGIVLIEFIEDARREGIELKEAVVAATKARFRPILLTSLTAIVGLIPIALIGELMFRPLAYTIMFGLMYSTILTMFVVPSLYMVIARWKLKSQSKKLGVQ from the coding sequence ATGATTGCATATTTTATCAAAAAGAAAAAACTGACCCTTTTTATTTTTATCATGGCGATTGTTGCCGGGCTATATAGTGTCTCTCAACTTCCCCGGCAGGAAACGCCGGATATTATCAAGAAAACCGCTGTGGTCACGACCCTCTACCCTGGAGCTACACCCCAAAAGGTAGAACAAACGGTCACGAAGCCTCTGGAACAAAAAATGAAAGAAATCAATCATATTAAAAAGATTTCTTCTACATCCGAAAATGGACTTTCGACGATTATCATTGAGACAGAAGGCAACGCCAATGCCGCAGAAGTCTGGGATACATTACGCAAAAAAATGAACGATGCCCAATCTTTTCTGCCCACAGATGCTCAAAAGCCTGTCGTTAACGATGATTTGAATAAAGTATTTATCCATTCCTACGCCATCACGGGGGACTCTGTGGAGCAATTGTATCAACTAAATGATATGGTGATATCATGGAAGGATCAATTAAAAACCATTCCCGGTGTATCGGAAGTAACAATCAAGGGATTACCGGATCAAGAGGTTCAGATTCAGATTGATGCTCAAAAGCTCCAGCAGTACCATATCAGTTGGGAACAGCTCATGAGTGCAGTGCAGAAGGAAAATGAGCAATATCCGATAGGCAATCTGGATTACAATGAACGTACCTATCGCTTGAATGTAAAGCAGTCCAAGGATGCTCAGGATTTGAGTAAAGTCATTATTTCCAGAACGGACAGCGGCGCTCCTGTGTATCTCAGTGATGTGGGCACCGTATTGCTTACACATAACACCAGCAGCTATATGGCCTTTTTTAACGGTAAACCAGCTATTACGCTGACGATTAACGGTAATACCGGCTCTGACGTAGACACGATTTATAGCAAAGTAAATAAAGAAATGCAGTTGTTAAAACCAGATCTGCCTAATACGTTTCAACTGAATACGTTATTTTCACAGACCGAGCGGATTGATCATATTTTTCATGGCTTGACCCGTGAATTGCTGTTTGCCATTGCGGCGGTTGTGATCGTATGTACATTGGGCTTGAATCTGATTACATCCTCTTTTGTGGCACTGGCTATTCCTATTTCAATCGCCATAGGTCTCATTATTCTCCCTATGCTCGGAATAACATTGAATCAGGTTACGGTCATTGGCTTAATTATTGTAATGGGGATTCTAGTCGATGATGCTGTGGTGGTTAATGATAATATTGAACGCAGAATGATGACCTTGGGCGAGAGTCCCAAGATAGCAGCATTAAATGGAACGAAAGAAGTTTCCATTTCCATTTTGACCGCAACCCTGGCAACTGTAGCCTCCTTTGCCCCGCTGTTCTTTTTATCAGGCGATGCAGGCTCCCTTATCAAACCACTACCGTTTGCTGTTATCTTTACGTTATTGGCTTCCATGCTTATGTCCTTTACCGTCATCCCAATCTTTAGAGAATGGTATGGACAACGAAATCAAAAAACGCCCAACTCCACCATGAAGCCGTCGGGACTGCTGGGAAAACAAATTGATGCTCTTCGTAACGTATATACCAGCAAGCTGATTCCGAGAGTCATTAAGCAACCTGGATTATATGCTGCATTAGGATTATTGATCAGTACCACGCTGTACGGCATACTTGCTCTGATTCCGATCGACCTGTTCCCCAGAACCAACGATCCGGAATTAAGCATTAATGTGCGTATGCCTACAGGTACTTCTATAGAAGAAACCAAGCGGGTCACCGAGGATATTGCCAAATGGGTGAAGCAGCAACCTCATGTGGAGACGATCAGTTATGCGGCTGGCGGCGACGCTCCCCGGTTGTTTCAAGATATGACCGCTGACGCCAAAACAGGCACAACCGTGGGTCAAATTGCTATTATTGGGGAAGAAGGTGCATTTGATCCCGATGAAATGGCAGACAAATGGCCCTCCATCTTAAAGGATCGTTATCCGGGTCAATCTATTTCCTTGAAAATAGCCAAAGTAGGGGTGCCTCTCGGTAAGCCGATCTCCATTCGGATTTTAGGCAATGATGTAGATCAGTTGCGTTCGTTGTCACAGCAGTTAAAAGAAGGCATTATGGCTACCAGAGGAACACAGGACATACAAGATAATATGGAAAATGAAGGATATACGTTAGATTTCCAAATCAACAAACAAGCGATGGATCAATATCAGGTAAGCAATAATGATCTGACACGTACACTCTTGTTAATGGGTAATGGCGTGAGCTTTAGCCGATTTGATACGGGGAAAGATTTGATCAATATTAAGCTGAAGCTAAGCCAAACCGATCAAAATCCTGAAATTTTGTTTCAGCAATTGAATGTGACCAATGCCAATGGTATTCAAATCCCTTTATCTCAATTGGCTGAGTTGAAACCATCCTTTGCAACACAAAAAATTAACCATTATAATTTAAAACGTTCGATTACTGTTGAAGCTGAAGTTCACGGGCGTACAGCTTCCGAAGTCATGAAGGATGTCAAGCTTAAATTGCAGGATATTAAATTTCCTCCAGGCTACACTTGGGAAATTGGGGGCGAGATTTCAGGACAAGATGACATTTTATCAGAAATAGGATGGTTATATGTTGTCGTCATACTATTAATCTTCATGCTGATCTTTTTGCAATTTTATTCTTTCTCGACTCCACTCATCATATTGACTACCGTGTATATGGCAGCAGCAGGCGGATTTCTTGGCTTGTTCATTCTAAATATGCCGGTTAGTTTTATGGGCGTGTTGGGCTTAATGACCTTGGCAGGTATTGTCGTACGTAACGGCATTGTGCTGATTGAGTTTATTGAGGATGCAAGACGTGAAGGGATCGAACTGAAGGAGGCCGTTGTTGCAGCGACCAAAGCGCGTTTCCGCCCCATATTGCTTACTTCACTGACAGCCATTGTCGGTCTGATTCCGATTGCTCTTATTGGGGAACTTATGTTTAGACCTCTGGCGTATACCATTATGTTTGGATTGATGTACTCGACCATTCTTACGATGTTTGTGGTTCCGTCCCTGTATATGGTTATTGCCCGCTGGAAATTAAAAAGTCAGAGCAAAAAATTGGGGGTACAATGA
- a CDS encoding efflux RND transporter periplasmic adaptor subunit translates to MIILLKPSLYISAIFILLFTSACSSTGSSNNEAAEQQKQKVEAMVVKKEPLSASFDLSGTLQPYEDTSVSFELSGLIRDTVVNVGDSVSQGQILTMLDSSSYQLQLEQASTAILEAQAGIKNATAAISSADASIQSADAQKAAAQAGVNKVNKGAREQERAQVRTKVQRAQSALTKAQATAERTKLLYDQGAATKNDYENAQLALTNATKDLEDTQEALSLIQEGATLEDRQSAESSLQQAQAGKEAAIAAKEQAGASRDNSTAAYQQAVIAKKQAELSLSKTALKAPISGVILEKKATVGQLASAGQPVYRIGQIDKLKVLLPVPDHEITNWKQGQIVQLQLYDENREGTVSKIYPATNTNTGSINVEVIVPNPQHDWAPGQVIKAGRQLTQSEQILLPAKAVINNGTDTFVYKVVNNKAVKTIVNVGQMSNNKLEITKGLNVGDRIVTTGVNLIYDGLLVQIMGGTSK, encoded by the coding sequence ATGATCATCTTGTTAAAACCCAGTCTCTACATATCTGCTATATTCATTCTTCTGTTCACCTCAGCTTGCTCATCTACAGGATCGAGTAATAATGAAGCAGCAGAACAACAAAAGCAAAAGGTGGAAGCGATGGTTGTTAAAAAAGAACCGCTGTCTGCTTCTTTTGACCTTTCAGGCACACTACAGCCCTATGAGGATACCTCCGTATCTTTTGAGTTATCCGGACTGATTCGCGACACAGTAGTCAATGTGGGAGACTCCGTATCCCAGGGGCAGATCTTGACGATGCTTGATTCATCCAGCTACCAGCTACAACTGGAGCAGGCTAGTACAGCTATTCTTGAAGCACAGGCAGGTATCAAAAATGCTACAGCTGCCATTTCAAGTGCAGATGCCTCCATTCAATCCGCCGACGCGCAAAAGGCAGCAGCTCAAGCTGGAGTTAACAAAGTGAACAAGGGTGCCCGTGAGCAGGAAAGGGCACAGGTCCGTACCAAAGTGCAAAGAGCACAGTCCGCTTTGACTAAAGCACAGGCTACCGCTGAACGCACCAAGCTTTTATATGATCAGGGAGCTGCAACCAAAAACGATTATGAAAATGCGCAGCTCGCTTTGACCAATGCCACCAAGGACCTGGAGGATACACAAGAAGCCCTCTCCTTAATCCAGGAGGGGGCAACATTGGAAGATCGGCAATCGGCAGAATCCAGCCTACAGCAAGCCCAAGCTGGGAAAGAAGCTGCTATCGCTGCGAAGGAACAGGCTGGAGCCTCCCGAGATAACTCAACTGCGGCATATCAGCAAGCGGTCATTGCCAAAAAGCAAGCCGAACTTTCCCTCTCCAAGACAGCTTTAAAAGCCCCCATTTCCGGCGTTATTCTGGAGAAAAAAGCAACGGTGGGACAATTGGCGAGCGCTGGACAGCCGGTATATCGTATCGGACAAATCGACAAGCTCAAGGTGCTGCTCCCTGTTCCCGATCATGAAATCACGAACTGGAAGCAAGGTCAGATAGTCCAGCTTCAACTGTACGATGAGAACAGAGAAGGAACGGTCAGTAAAATTTATCCTGCCACCAACACCAATACGGGCAGTATCAACGTGGAAGTGATTGTTCCTAACCCCCAGCATGATTGGGCCCCGGGACAAGTCATAAAGGCAGGCCGCCAACTGACTCAGAGTGAGCAAATTTTGCTCCCAGCCAAAGCTGTCATTAATAACGGTACAGATACTTTTGTCTATAAAGTGGTGAACAACAAAGCGGTCAAGACGATCGTGAATGTCGGTCAGATGTCCAACAATAAGCTCGAAATTACCAAGGGACTGAATGTCGGGGATCGTATCGTTACCACCGGAGTAAACCTGATCTACGATGGGCTGCTCGTTCAGATCATGGGGGGAACGAGCAAATGA
- a CDS encoding tetratricopeptide repeat protein, whose product MIGKFLIFSLLWSLLGNPFLAMLVLLIVIYILDRSFVGVLPSISKPWKRRRNAARLRQQITLNANDVAAKFDLARIWIESKKYPQALELLLEIQSRYEESADYWNARGTAEVHTNHLEVGEQHLLKALDINPRVQYGEPYLHLAAAFKERDVNKSLHYLQQFQEIQFSSSESYYLTGLMYRMLGRKDEATVAFNQSIAVYRSLPKYRKRSERKWAVRSLFRKLVG is encoded by the coding sequence ATGATTGGGAAATTTTTAATTTTCTCTCTACTATGGAGTTTGCTCGGCAACCCGTTTTTGGCAATGCTCGTACTCCTAATCGTGATCTACATATTGGATCGCAGCTTTGTCGGTGTATTGCCCAGCATCAGCAAACCATGGAAAAGAAGACGCAATGCCGCTCGATTGCGCCAACAGATTACGCTAAACGCCAACGATGTGGCTGCCAAGTTCGATTTGGCTCGTATCTGGATCGAAAGCAAGAAATATCCTCAGGCTTTGGAGCTGTTATTGGAAATTCAATCCCGTTATGAAGAATCAGCAGACTATTGGAACGCACGGGGAACGGCTGAAGTACACACAAACCATCTGGAGGTTGGAGAACAGCATTTATTGAAAGCACTGGACATTAACCCACGAGTGCAATACGGTGAGCCTTATTTGCATTTAGCCGCTGCTTTCAAGGAACGCGACGTAAATAAGTCACTTCATTATCTGCAGCAATTTCAGGAAATTCAGTTTTCCTCCAGTGAGAGCTATTATCTGACAGGCCTGATGTACCGTATGCTGGGACGCAAGGATGAAGCCACTGTAGCCTTTAACCAGTCCATTGCCGTCTATCGCTCTCTGCCCAAATACCGCAAACGAAGTGAGCGCAAGTGGGCTGTACGCAGCTTATTCCGTAAATTAGTCGGCTAA
- a CDS encoding iron chaperone, whose amino-acid sequence MEAFAEYLAHILNPQHRARTQEVLAWVTKKFPNLMAKIAWSQPMFTDHGTFIIGFSVAKHHLAVAPEKAGINHFSELIVQAGYDHTKQLVRIQWDSPVDFSLLEKMIEFNILDKADCSTFWRG is encoded by the coding sequence ATGGAAGCTTTTGCAGAATATTTAGCGCATATTCTTAACCCCCAACATCGGGCTCGAACGCAAGAAGTTTTGGCTTGGGTAACCAAGAAGTTTCCAAATTTAATGGCAAAAATTGCGTGGAGTCAGCCTATGTTTACGGATCACGGCACATTTATTATTGGCTTTAGCGTAGCCAAACATCATTTGGCCGTTGCCCCTGAAAAGGCAGGGATTAATCATTTTTCTGAGTTAATTGTGCAGGCTGGCTATGATCACACCAAGCAGTTGGTACGTATCCAGTGGGATAGTCCAGTTGATTTCTCATTACTTGAGAAAATGATCGAGTTTAATATTTTGGATAAGGCAGACTGTTCAACCTTTTGGCGGGGATAA
- a CDS encoding GNAT family N-acetyltransferase, translating to MQFETNRLIIRDIVRSDWESIHTYTSLPEVTRYTAWGPNTEEDTKAYIEQVLASQQEQPRQDYELAVCLKNNGILIGGMGIHVKDTNAELGYVLNPDYQGKGYAAEAALALLDFGFSTLAVHRIYATCRPENKASEKVMQQIGMQREGLMREHWYYKGEFHDSYLYSILAEECNRT from the coding sequence ATGCAATTTGAGACAAACCGGCTCATCATTCGTGATATTGTCAGATCTGATTGGGAAAGTATACATACGTACACGTCATTGCCTGAAGTTACTAGATATACAGCCTGGGGACCGAATACAGAAGAAGATACAAAGGCATATATAGAACAAGTTCTAGCTTCACAGCAGGAACAGCCACGACAAGACTACGAACTAGCCGTTTGTCTGAAAAATAATGGAATCCTGATCGGCGGTATGGGTATTCATGTCAAAGATACTAATGCAGAATTGGGTTACGTTTTGAATCCAGATTATCAAGGGAAGGGTTATGCAGCAGAGGCAGCACTAGCGTTACTAGACTTTGGATTTAGCACACTTGCTGTCCACCGTATTTATGCAACATGTCGTCCAGAAAACAAGGCTTCTGAGAAGGTTATGCAACAGATCGGAATGCAACGTGAAGGTTTGATGCGTGAACACTGGTACTACAAAGGCGAGTTTCATGATTCATATTTGTACTCTATTCTTGCTGAGGAATGTAACAGGACATAA